From Callospermophilus lateralis isolate mCalLat2 chromosome 5, mCalLat2.hap1, whole genome shotgun sequence, a single genomic window includes:
- the LOC143400479 gene encoding histone H2B subacrosomal variant-like, whose amino-acid sequence MARRTIHKYSYCKGHLSPISRKKSSSSTSLSHRNYSLYVNRVLKEVVPQRGMSSRTLDFMNTLINDIFDRIAKEAHHLMHFRKRCTLTPEDIQKAVYMLLPETLAKYAVTFGSEAVHRFVSS is encoded by the coding sequence ATGGCCAGACGCACCATCCATAAGTACAGCTACTGCAAAGGACATCTAAGTCCCATCTCCAGAAAGAAGTCAAGTTCCAGCACCAGTTTGAGCCATAGAAACTATTCACTCTACGTAAACAGGGTCCTTAAAGAAGTTGTTCCCCAGAGGGGCATGTCATCTCGCACCTTGGATTTCATGAACACTCTGATCAACGACATCTTTGACCGCATTGCTAAGGAAGCCCACCACCTGATGCATTTCAGAAAACGCTGTACCCTCACCCCTGAAGACATTCAGAAGGCAGTATACATGCTGTTACCTGAGACTCTAGCTAAGTACGCGGTGACTTTTGGAAGTGAAGCagtgcacagatttgtcagctcCTGA